The Methylomicrobium agile genome has a segment encoding these proteins:
- a CDS encoding PAS domain-containing hybrid sensor histidine kinase/response regulator, which yields MLFESLPGLYLVLNYDFNIVAVSDDYARATMTRREEIIGCGIFDVFPDNPNDPSADGVRNLQASLLSVRHTGKAHAMAIQKYDIRKPEAEGGEFEERYWSPLNSPVFDADGTLAYIIHRVEDVTEFVRLKQQGIEQSELTEELRERMKKMEAEVYLRAQETARANESLRISEENLLVTLNSIGDAVLTTDAAGRVTRLNPRAERLTGWQRREAIGRPVAEIFHIVNQETRQRMAIPVIEVLARRAVRGLANHTVLIARDGTERSIADNCAPIRSRDGEVIGAVLVFRDITEEYATQKALRDSAIHIQTILNNMADGIITIDEKGILETANPAVERIFGYARDELIGRNIKMLMSPSYHDEYDSYVQRYLATGDARIIERVREIQGRRKNGDIFPLDLKVSEMWLDVGRRLIGIVRDITQRKETEALLQQAKEKAEFANRAKDSFLATMSHEIRTPLSGLLGMLELLALTPLDKEQKKTLQSARDSGYSLLRILSDILDWSKIEAGKLGLSVQATSIAQLVQDVVNTYAHVASAKKLILQHDVDELIGQAHLVDSLRLSQILNNLVSNAIKFTPAGSVQIRAELLEPFDGAQKIRFSVRDTGIGLDQAQKACLFQLYAQAAENTARMYGGTGLGLAICKRLAEMMNARLDLESEPGQGSTFSLTLILPLTENLPVQQLARDAGRVVVEPLAADAASAPVVLAVDDHPVNLALLVRQIEILGLRAEAAQDGEAALAIWRSRRIDAIVTDCHMPNMDGYELARAVRKAEFREARPPIPIVACTANALGEENERCRAAGMDEVMVKPTNLRVLREMLLRRLQWHGMDEAAASFEDAPREDDAPVDFSALADTVPDKAGQIALLRKFQLHQRHDREQLQKRFEERDMAGVALMAHRIKGASKMVGARELANACAAIEQAAKRNDFDAAGLGIQILADAARKFESYVSGLSDAE from the coding sequence GTGCTCTTCGAATCCCTGCCGGGCTTGTATCTTGTGCTGAATTACGATTTCAATATCGTTGCGGTCAGTGATGACTATGCGCGCGCCACCATGACCCGCCGGGAAGAAATTATCGGCTGCGGCATTTTCGACGTTTTTCCCGATAATCCTAACGATCCGTCCGCCGATGGCGTGCGCAATCTTCAGGCTTCCTTGCTATCCGTGCGGCATACCGGAAAAGCCCATGCGATGGCCATTCAAAAATACGACATTCGCAAGCCGGAAGCGGAAGGCGGCGAGTTCGAGGAACGTTACTGGAGTCCGCTGAACTCTCCCGTTTTCGATGCCGATGGCACGCTTGCCTATATCATTCACCGGGTCGAAGATGTGACCGAGTTTGTCCGGCTGAAGCAGCAAGGCATTGAACAAAGCGAGCTCACCGAAGAGCTGCGCGAGCGGATGAAAAAGATGGAGGCTGAAGTCTACCTGCGTGCGCAGGAGACGGCCAGGGCGAACGAAAGCCTGCGCATCAGCGAGGAAAACCTCTTGGTTACCTTGAACTCGATCGGCGACGCCGTATTGACGACCGATGCGGCGGGGCGGGTGACGCGTCTGAATCCGAGAGCCGAACGGCTGACGGGCTGGCAGCGCAGGGAAGCCATAGGCCGTCCGGTTGCCGAGATCTTTCATATCGTCAATCAGGAAACGCGCCAGCGGATGGCGATTCCGGTCATCGAAGTCCTGGCGAGAAGGGCGGTTCGGGGGCTGGCGAATCATACGGTGCTGATTGCCCGTGACGGTACCGAGCGTTCGATTGCCGACAATTGTGCGCCGATCCGCAGCCGGGACGGCGAGGTCATCGGTGCCGTGCTGGTTTTCCGCGACATCACTGAAGAATATGCTACGCAGAAGGCCTTGCGCGACAGCGCTATCCATATTCAGACTATTCTCAACAATATGGCCGACGGCATCATTACGATCGATGAAAAGGGCATCCTCGAAACGGCAAATCCCGCCGTCGAGCGTATCTTCGGATATGCGCGTGACGAACTCATCGGACGAAACATCAAAATGTTGATGTCGCCGTCCTACCATGACGAATACGACAGCTATGTGCAGCGTTATCTCGCTACCGGCGATGCGCGTATCATCGAGCGAGTCCGCGAGATCCAAGGGCGCCGTAAAAATGGCGACATCTTTCCGCTCGACCTGAAAGTCAGCGAAATGTGGCTGGATGTCGGGCGCCGGCTCATCGGCATCGTGCGCGACATTACCCAACGCAAAGAAACCGAAGCGTTGCTGCAGCAGGCAAAGGAAAAGGCCGAATTCGCCAATCGCGCGAAAGATTCGTTCCTGGCAACCATGAGCCATGAGATCCGTACCCCCCTCAGTGGCCTGTTGGGCATGCTGGAGCTGCTCGCCCTCACGCCTCTCGACAAGGAGCAGAAAAAAACCTTGCAGTCGGCCCGCGATTCCGGGTACAGCCTGCTGCGGATTTTGAGCGACATTCTCGACTGGTCGAAAATCGAAGCCGGCAAGCTCGGACTCTCGGTACAGGCGACTTCAATCGCTCAGCTCGTGCAGGATGTGGTGAATACCTATGCGCATGTCGCCAGCGCGAAGAAACTGATCCTGCAGCATGACGTCGATGAGCTGATCGGCCAGGCACATCTTGTCGATTCCCTCAGGCTTTCGCAGATCCTGAACAATCTCGTCAGTAATGCGATCAAGTTCACTCCGGCGGGCTCGGTTCAAATACGCGCCGAATTGCTCGAACCATTCGACGGCGCTCAAAAAATACGCTTTTCGGTCAGGGATACTGGCATCGGCCTCGATCAGGCGCAAAAAGCTTGCCTGTTCCAGCTTTATGCGCAGGCTGCCGAGAATACGGCCCGGATGTACGGCGGCACCGGACTGGGGCTGGCGATCTGTAAGCGCCTCGCCGAAATGATGAACGCCCGTCTCGATCTGGAAAGCGAGCCGGGACAAGGCTCGACTTTCAGCCTGACGCTGATCCTGCCTTTGACCGAGAATCTGCCGGTGCAGCAACTCGCCCGGGATGCCGGGCGAGTTGTTGTCGAACCACTGGCTGCGGATGCCGCCAGTGCCCCGGTCGTGCTGGCCGTCGATGATCATCCCGTCAATCTTGCGCTCCTGGTGCGGCAGATCGAAATTTTGGGATTGCGCGCCGAAGCGGCTCAAGATGGAGAAGCGGCTTTGGCGATTTGGCGGAGCCGGCGGATCGACGCTATCGTCACCGATTGCCATATGCCGAACATGGACGGCTATGAACTTGCCCGTGCCGTCCGTAAGGCCGAGTTTCGGGAGGCGCGCCCGCCAATACCGATCGTAGCCTGTACGGCAAACGCCCTTGGCGAGGAGAACGAACGCTGCCGTGCCGCCGGCATGGATGAAGTCATGGTCAAGCCGACCAATCTGCGTGTGTTACGGGAGATGCTCTTGCGGAGGCTTCAATGGCATGGCATGGACGAGGCGGCGGCTTCTTTTGAAGACGCCCCGCGAGAGGACGATGCGCCTGTCGATTTTTCCGCGCTTGCCGATACCGTCCCGGATAAGGCGGGGCAGATTGCGCTGCTGCGCAAATTCCAGCTTCATCAGCGCCATGACCGCGAACAATTGCAGAAGCGCTTCGAGGAACGGGATATGGCCGGCGTGGCGCTCATGGCGCACCGTATCAAAGGCGCCAGTAAAATGGTGGGCGCGCGCGAACTCGCGAATGCCTGTGCAGCCATCGAGCAAGCCGCGAAGCGGAACGATTTCGATGCCGCAGGTCTCGGCATTCAAATCCTGGCCGATGCGGCGCGCAAGTTTGAAAGTTATGTCTCTGGATTGTCCGATGCCGAATGA
- a CDS encoding HesA/MoeB/ThiF family protein, producing the protein MNDNQLLRYSRQIMLPQIDVEGQQKLLAAKVLIVGAGGLGSPAAIYLAAAGVGHLAIFDHDDVDLSNLQRQIAHYTDDIGTAKVISTRQTLSRLNPDVDVRVVKRRIAGEELAAEVEAADVVLDCSDNFATRFAINRACVEHRTPLVSGAAIRFEGQVAVFTPGKGDSPCYNCLYRMDGDEPLNCATNGVIAPVTGIIGAIQAMEAMKLITGIGETLTGRLLLLDGLTMEFDTMRFRKNPKCPACGRVASS; encoded by the coding sequence ATGAATGACAACCAACTTTTGCGTTACAGCCGCCAAATCATGCTGCCTCAGATCGATGTCGAAGGTCAGCAGAAACTGCTTGCCGCCAAGGTGCTGATCGTCGGCGCCGGCGGGCTCGGCTCGCCCGCTGCGATTTATCTGGCGGCGGCGGGTGTCGGTCATCTGGCGATTTTCGATCACGACGATGTCGACTTGTCCAATCTGCAAAGGCAAATTGCGCATTACACCGACGATATAGGGACCGCGAAAGTCATTTCAACCCGGCAGACTTTGAGCCGCCTGAATCCCGATGTGGATGTCCGGGTGGTCAAGCGGCGGATCGCCGGTGAGGAACTGGCCGCAGAAGTCGAAGCGGCCGATGTGGTGCTCGACTGCAGCGACAATTTCGCGACGCGCTTTGCGATCAATCGGGCATGCGTCGAACACCGAACGCCGCTGGTGTCGGGAGCCGCAATCCGTTTTGAGGGGCAGGTCGCGGTATTTACGCCGGGCAAAGGAGACAGCCCCTGTTATAACTGCCTCTATCGGATGGACGGCGACGAACCGCTCAATTGCGCGACGAACGGCGTCATAGCGCCGGTGACGGGAATCATCGGCGCCATCCAGGCGATGGAGGCGATGAAGTTGATCACAGGCATTGGCGAAACATTGACCGGGCGGCTGCTCTTGCTGGACGGGCTGACGATGGAGTTCGACACGATGCGGTTCAGGAAAAATCCGAAATGTCCCGCATGCGGCAGAGTCGCTTCGAGTTGA
- the groES gene encoding co-chaperone GroES, with product MKIRPLHDRVIVKRVEEETKTAGGIVLPGSAAEKPSQGVILAVGTGKVLDNGEMRPLEVKVGDKVLFGKYSGNEVKIDGEELIVMREDDIMGVLG from the coding sequence ATGAAAATACGTCCGTTACACGACAGAGTGATAGTCAAACGCGTTGAAGAAGAAACCAAAACCGCAGGCGGTATCGTGCTGCCGGGTTCTGCCGCCGAAAAACCAAGCCAGGGCGTCATCCTGGCGGTCGGCACCGGCAAAGTGCTCGACAATGGTGAAATGCGTCCGCTGGAAGTCAAGGTCGGCGACAAAGTCTTGTTCGGCAAATATTCCGGCAATGAAGTCAAGATCGACGGCGAAGAACTTATCGTGATGCGCGAAGACGACATCATGGGTGTGTTGGGCTAA